A window of the Oncorhynchus kisutch isolate 150728-3 linkage group LG12, Okis_V2, whole genome shotgun sequence genome harbors these coding sequences:
- the LOC109900956 gene encoding actin-related protein 10-like translates to MPLFEGLGSGGEKTAVVIDLGAAYTKCGFAGETGPRFIIPSEIQKPGQQQSIKVVQYNINTEELYSNLKEFIHMLYFRHLLVNPRDRRVVIIESILCPSHFRETLTKVFFKQFEVPSVLFAPSHLMAIMSLGINSGLVMDCGYTETLVLPVYECIPILPAWEALPLGGKAIHKELDGLLVEQCTVDSDSSTGQSLPTVIGSIPEEVVEDIKVRTCFISDLQRGLKIQEAKFNLGGTAERPTPPPDVDYPLDGEKILHIKGPIRDSVMEMLFEQDNEEKSVASLVLDALVKCPIDTRKALSENLVIIGGTAMLPGFLHRLLAEIRLLVEKPKYRDALATKSFRLHSPPAKPNCTAWLGGAIFGALQDILGSRSVSRDYYNQTGRIPDWCCLSSPPPESVYDAGKTPPPLMKRAFSTEK, encoded by the exons ATGCCCTTGTTTGAAGGgttggggagtggaggggagaaaACTGCAGTAGTCATTGATTTAGGAGCAGCCTACACAAA ATGTGGCTTTGCTGGAGAGACGGGGCCCAGGTTCATAATTCCCAGCGAGATCCAGAAGCCTGGACAACAACAG TCTATCAAAGTAGTTCAGTACAACATCAACACAGAGGAGCTCTACTCCAACCTCAAAGAGTTCATCCACATGCTCTACTTCAG GCATCTGCTGGTGAACCCTCGTGACCGGAGAGTGGTGATCATCGAGTCAATCCTCTGCCCCTCTCACTTCAGAGAAACTCTCACCAAGGTCTTCTTCAAACAGTTTGAG GTGCCCTCGGTGCTGTTTGCTCCCAGCCACCTTATGGCCATAATGTCTCTGGGCATCAACTCAGGCCTGGTGATGGACTGTGGCTACACGGAGACACTGGTGCTGCCTGTGTATGAGTGCATCCCCATCCTGCCAGCCTGGGAAGCTCTGCCTTTGGGTGGAAAGGCCATTCATAA GGAGTTGGATGGGCTCCTGGTGGAACAGTGTACTGTAGACTCAGACTCCAGTACTGGACAGAGTCTGCCTACAGTCATTG GCTCCATCCCAGAGGAGGTTGTGGAGGATATCAAGG TTAGGACCTGTTTCATCAGTGACCTACAGAGAGGCCTGAAGATCCAGGAGGCCAAGTTTAACCTGGGCGGCACGGCTGAG CGTCCAACACCACCCCCTGATGTTGATTACCCATTGGATGGGGAGAAGATTCTGCATATTAAGGGACCAATCAG GGACTCTGTGATGGAGATGCTGTTCGAGCAGGACAACGAGGAGAAGAGTGTGGCCTCTCTGGTGCTTGACGCTCTGGTCAAG TGTCCCATCGACACTCGTAAGGCTCTGTCTGAGAACCTGGTGATCATCGGGGGCACGGCCATGCTGCCTGGCTTCCTGCACCGGCTCCTGGCTGAGATACGCCTCCTGGTGGAGAAACCCAAGTACCGCGACGCCCTGGCCACCAAGAGCTTCAGGCTGCACAGTCCTCCAGCCAAACCCAACTGCACCGCATGGCTTGGAG GAGCAATCTTTGGAGCACTGCAGGACATCCTGGGTAGCCGCTCCGTGTCCCGTGACTACTACAACCAGACAGGCCGTATCCCTGACTGGTGCTGTCTCAGCTCCCCACCCCCAGAATCAGTATATGATGCAGGGAAGACCCCACCACCACTCATGAAGAGAGCCTTCTCCACTGAGAAATAA